ggatgaggaggattACCAGACAGGTTTGGCTCTCTGGATGGTGGTCCTGATGCGAGGCTTCACGTAGTCATAGTAACCCTGGTTCTTGTGCTCCTCCTGACACCACACCAGGTCGGCGTTATGAAAACGCTCCGACTCCGCCTTCACCTGGTCGAACGGGAACGGAGACAGCTGGacgacagagacagagagacaggcggagacagagagacagagagacagagagacacagagacagagagagatggtggGGTGAAATCCCTGGAGGACGTGGGACATCCTACACGAATTTGCAACAGAGCATGCAATTtca
This is a stretch of genomic DNA from Plectropomus leopardus isolate mb unplaced genomic scaffold, YSFRI_Pleo_2.0 unplaced_scaffold2253, whole genome shotgun sequence. It encodes these proteins:
- the LOC121965961 gene encoding 2-oxoglutarate dehydrogenase, mitochondrial-like, translated to MEGTVAIARIEQLSPFPFDQVKAESERFHNADLVWCQEEHKNQGYYDYVKPRIRTTIQRAKPVWYAGRDPAAAPATGNKNTHLMELRRFLDNAFGLDAFKDQQ